The genomic region TAAGCGTGATATCCACGTATAAACTTTGCATGACTCGTCCTTTTATTTCATATGTTAGGATGAGGTGGTTACTGTGGTCAAATTAGGTTTATTATTATTCATTATATTTGTTCTATATAAAAGCTTTAGTCAGCTCTTTAAACGGAATGAACATCGAAATAATTATGTTTCTTTAGAAAAGCTATTATTTTTATTATTAATATATGTGAATGTGTTAGTTGGATTTGCACTCGTGTACACACTGTTTGAGTTATCAGGAAATGTTATTATGATTAATGGGAATTTGCCTGAGTTGAACGGATTTTTTGAGATATTCGGCACTTCATTATATTTCAGTGGGTTAACGCTTCTTTCAGTTGGATATGGAGACATTACACCTATTGGAATAGGGAGATTTTTTGCTATTGTTGAGGCTCTTCTTGGATATATTATACCGGCTGCCTTCGTGGTCAGAACAATGATTGATTATGATAGTCGGGCTGAGTATAAACCAAATATTGATTATGATCAATCAACATAGTTGCACAATGGACGTGACTTCCTTATCCTTAGATGTGAGAAAGAATTGGGAGGATATGTATGAGAATAGCACCTGATTTTGAATTAAAAGGTACGAGTGGTCACACCGTAAGACTAAGTGACTTTAAAGGGAAATCAAATGTAGTGTTATACTTTTACCCTAAAGATATGACACCGGGGTGTACGACTGAAGCATGTGATTTTAAAGAAGCTCATCAGTCGTTTCAAAATCTGGATACAGTTATTTTGGGTGTCAGTCCAGATTCAATTGACAAGCATCAGAAATTCACAGAGAAATATGACTTACCCTTTGAATTACTAGTAGATGAAGATCATCAAGTTGCAGAAGCTTACGGAGTATGGAAACTTAAGAAAAACTTCGGTAAAGAGTACATGGGGATTGAGCGTTCAACCTTTGTTATTGATAAAGAAGGTCAAATTGTGAAGGAATGGTTAAAGGTGAAGGTAAAAGGTCACGTTGACGATGCATTAAATTATATTAAAGAAAACTTATAAAATATGGGTCAAT from Bacillus sp. BGMRC 2118 harbors:
- a CDS encoding two pore domain potassium channel family protein, with the translated sequence MVTVVKLGLLLFIIFVLYKSFSQLFKRNEHRNNYVSLEKLLFLLLIYVNVLVGFALVYTLFELSGNVIMINGNLPELNGFFEIFGTSLYFSGLTLLSVGYGDITPIGIGRFFAIVEALLGYIIPAAFVVRTMIDYDSRAEYKPNIDYDQST
- a CDS encoding thioredoxin-dependent thiol peroxidase; translated protein: MRIAPDFELKGTSGHTVRLSDFKGKSNVVLYFYPKDMTPGCTTEACDFKEAHQSFQNLDTVILGVSPDSIDKHQKFTEKYDLPFELLVDEDHQVAEAYGVWKLKKNFGKEYMGIERSTFVIDKEGQIVKEWLKVKVKGHVDDALNYIKENL